A single genomic interval of Pseudomonadota bacterium harbors:
- a CDS encoding helix-turn-helix transcriptional regulator, producing the protein MKTLKSYVAKRKSSDPAFAKSYESGYEEFKIGVMLKVAREEAGLTQEQLALKLNTKKTAISRIENHAEDIKLSTLEKFAQALGKSLRIEVA; encoded by the coding sequence ATGAAAACTCTAAAATCCTATGTTGCCAAAAGAAAGTCCAGTGATCCGGCATTCGCCAAGAGCTACGAATCCGGTTATGAAGAATTTAAAATTGGAGTAATGCTCAAAGTTGCGAGGGAAGAGGCGGGTTTAACACAGGAGCAACTTGCCCTCAAACTCAATACAAAAAAAACAGCCATTTCACGTATTGAGAATCACGCGGAAGATATTAAGTTGTCAACATTGGAGAAATTTGCTCAAGCTCTTGGTAAAAGCCTGCGTATAGAAGTTGCTTAA